From Planctomycetia bacterium, one genomic window encodes:
- a CDS encoding response regulator gives MPVRLLVVDDAMIIRELIKEAATEAGFEVVGEAANGRDAVERYGELRPDVVTLDLVMPQFNGLYALEGILAIDSGARVIVVSALEQTTILKEAFRKGASDFITKPFDKKLLVATIENVAATSV, from the coding sequence ATGCCAGTCCGATTGCTTGTTGTCGACGACGCAATGATCATCCGTGAGCTGATTAAAGAGGCCGCCACCGAGGCAGGCTTCGAAGTCGTCGGCGAAGCCGCGAACGGCCGCGACGCCGTGGAACGCTACGGCGAACTGCGGCCGGATGTCGTCACGCTTGATCTCGTGATGCCGCAGTTTAACGGACTGTACGCGCTGGAAGGCATTCTGGCGATTGACTCAGGTGCGCGCGTGATCGTCGTCAGCGCGCTGGAACAAACTACGATCTTGAAAGAAGCCTTCCGCAAGGGCGCGTCGGACTTTATTACGAAGCCCTTCGATAAAAAGCTGCTGGTCGCCACGATTGAGAACGTGGCGGCGACGTCCGTCTAG
- a CDS encoding chemotaxis protein CheD: protein MTVAEATKTSATPFVGMGQLLTAQPPVRLASVLGSCVAVCLYHPRLRVAGMAHVVLPESTGHQGGPGKFADTAVPALLAALEKLTGLKAGYQAKLAGGASMFAASGPLQIGIANAAAVKAALAKAHVRVVSEHLGGSQGRRVEFDPATGALSIEVQGQPAVVL, encoded by the coding sequence ATGACCGTCGCGGAAGCAACCAAGACCAGCGCCACGCCGTTTGTCGGCATGGGTCAGCTGTTGACGGCGCAACCGCCGGTCCGGCTCGCCTCGGTGCTAGGCTCGTGCGTTGCCGTCTGCCTGTATCATCCACGGCTGCGCGTCGCGGGCATGGCCCACGTTGTTCTGCCGGAATCGACCGGGCACCAAGGCGGACCCGGCAAGTTCGCTGATACGGCCGTGCCGGCGCTGTTGGCGGCACTGGAAAAACTCACCGGACTGAAGGCTGGTTACCAAGCCAAGCTGGCAGGCGGCGCCAGCATGTTCGCGGCCAGCGGACCGCTCCAGATCGGCATTGCCAATGCGGCGGCCGTCAAGGCGGCGCTCGCCAAAGCGCATGTTCGCGTTGTGTCCGAGCACTTGGGCGGCAGCCAGGGGCGCCGCGTCGAGTTCGATCCGGCCACCGGCGCATTAAGCATTGAAGTTCAAGGCCAACCAGCGGTTGTTTTGTAA
- a CDS encoding chemotaxis protein — protein MTRKPDSMLPELVILHELFGAATHEASAAMCRWTNGLITLSLDEVREIPLENVCQELDWAHELVTMVVLSLAGEIGGEMILTFDDQNGRRLAAALLGREPSVDGEWTALEKSALTETGNILGCAYMNALTRLVDVELVPSPPYFVQDYGASVLEQALVGQAMTCDQAVICRTAFHRADEELNWNVFFLPTLALRKRMENALHSAT, from the coding sequence ATGACCAGGAAACCAGATTCCATGCTTCCCGAATTGGTGATTCTCCACGAGTTGTTCGGCGCGGCGACGCACGAGGCTTCGGCCGCGATGTGCCGCTGGACGAACGGCTTGATTACGCTCAGCCTCGACGAGGTCCGCGAGATTCCGCTCGAGAACGTGTGCCAGGAACTCGATTGGGCGCACGAGCTCGTGACGATGGTCGTGCTGAGCCTGGCCGGCGAAATCGGCGGCGAGATGATCCTCACGTTCGACGATCAGAACGGTCGCCGCCTGGCCGCCGCGTTGCTAGGCCGGGAGCCAAGCGTCGACGGGGAATGGACGGCGCTGGAAAAATCTGCCTTGACCGAGACGGGCAACATCCTCGGCTGTGCTTACATGAATGCGTTGACGCGGCTCGTCGACGTGGAACTGGTCCCCTCGCCGCCGTATTTCGTGCAGGACTACGGCGCGAGCGTGCTGGAACAAGCGTTGGTCGGACAGGCCATGACCTGCGATCAAGCCGTGATCTGCCGCACGGCATTTCATCGGGCCGACGAAGAGCTGAATTGGAATGTCTTCTTCCTGCCCACGCTGGCGTTGAGAAAGCGCATGGAAAACGCGCTGCACTCCGCCACGTAG